The DNA region AGTAACCGCACGCGGAAGAAAACGTACGAGATTTTCAATTTGGCTTTACACCAGACACGCGTGAGAGGATATCAGATGTCAATTGAGTGTTTCTGATGATCTGGTCGAAAGATACGAGGCTAGGTATCACTTTCACTGGGGACCCAAGCCTACCTAAGATAATCTAGCAGTGGGTTTTGGGCTGtaccagctcctccacatGACATTGACACCATTACCCTTTTCGAAGTTCCAGTTTGCAAGGCGATTGTCGTTGGGTTTGCccatatcatcatccacccagAACCCGACAGCCCAGAGCCTCGCATGATCTTTGCCAATCACAACATCCTCCAGTTTGTCCCAATCATCTAGCAGACCTCTGAGAAATTCAATTGTGTTCTGAGTGGGAGTCTTGCACTTGAACTCGAAAAGGTGCCAGGGCTGAGTTGGACCAGCGTTACCATAGATGTTCAAATCCACACGCCTCAGGTCATTGTAGACGAACGTCTCGCGTCTCAGCCCGGCGCCTGTGTTATATCCTCGCAGATCAGCTCAAGTTCGATGTCAGGGTCATAGGACATGAAATCTATTTCATCGTACCGTTTAGTTGCACAGCTAGACGGTATCCCAAATCAGCTTGCAACCATGCTTCCCAACCATATCCGAATTGATGAATGCGTGAGACTTTCTGACTGTTCTCTTTCACCCAACCCATAATGATCTTTTTAATGGGTTCTGGCTTGTCCGGGCTGAAGTAGGCTGCCTGCATGGAAGACATGGTGAAGCTGGGCTGCTTTGAGACAGACTCTCAACAAAAGGTTgaatgtgtgtgtgatgatgacgaacTTGGTGCTTTTCGACTTTGGATGATTGCAGAGACCTTTAAGTATGTAGAGGGCAGCACTCAGGCTCAGGTTCTTATTCTCGTGGAATGAGATGGAGCCGAATGCTTGATCCAGTGTGAACGACTCCGCCAAACGGCAGCCTGATCATCAACCATTCCCGAGGAAGCATAGAAGAAATCACCTGGACCATTAAAGAAGTTCATTTCCACCCAGGAATACATTGCACATCCCTTGCTTGACCGAGAGCGAGAACGTCCGATGACCTCGCAATGAGTTCCAGCTCAGCTCCATTGTGGGCACGAAGTGTGTGTGGGGATTCCGTCATGTTCAATGTTGCTCCGGCGGTTAAAACCCAACCTTTCCAAACTTGTGATGTTTGAATGGATGTGAAAGAATTTCAATAGTCATCTTTAGTCATTCTCGCAGACCATTCCATCATTCCAAGTATTGAAATGGCGCAGACATCCAAATTCGGTAGGTTTCATCGTTCGTTGGCTAGACCCCGCTATGACTTTTCAGCTGGTGATATGTATGCAGGAACCTCACTTGAGCGGCTACCAGGGTTTCTATTGGATTTCAGCTGGCTGAAAGGTTACTCGCGAAGCACGCGGAGGATCGGTCGCAAATTTTGACGTGATAGTGTAGACTTCTATATTCTGTACGACGTAATCGGCTGAAGACGTGAAGCGCGGTAAACGTGGAAACTTCGACATTTCATCACGGTGATAGACGAGGCTCTTTGAGCACCGAAGATGGATGTGATGTGATCAGTTCATCTTAGCAATCGGGGTTCTCCTATCTCCGACACCACCTGGTCTGAAGTTAAGCTAAAGTCGACATGTAGTCACAGTTCGACAGAACTTGGCGAGTCTGATCCGAGGTGTTATGTGATTTCTCACACTAGTTTTCCTTGAAAGCCTCAACCAGCTAGCCATCTGAGTCTAATTACACAGTGATGATTTCCACGCTCAACTGACCCCTTCAGAGTGAAAGGAAGAGGCTGTTACCGCCCTAATCGTCGGTCTCTGAGATCGTGGCATGCGGGTAGAGCGGTAAAGCCGATCAATGTGACATGCAGAGAAATCCAAACGGAAGGGGACTTCAGGCTCCCTCCAGGCCCATAGATCACATAGAACAACGAGGCCATTCTGAATCCGTATTGACAATTGTCAACTAGATAATGAATTACTACAGAACATAATCGGAAACACCTGAAAAATGAATACAAGcataaaaaaagaaaacagttGTTGCCTAAAGCTCACAGCTTCGCTTTTTCCTGACCACCTTCAGCTTCGGTGTCGTCGTACTTGATAGACATGAACTTCCCAGGGTAGTACTTGGCAGCCCACATCTGCGCCAGCATCTTCTGATCAATATCCTTCAGGTAGTAGTTGATGGGAACGCCGGAGTCTCCCTCGGAGGCTTTCTTCAGATAGTCCTCCAGTGCTGTCATCATCGAGTTGACGTCCAGGACTTTGTTCTTCTCCCCATCGATGACCGCCAACGCGCTCAGCGAGGACTCAATAGCCTTGCCTTGCATCTCGGAGGCCTGTCCACTCGTTCGCGAAGCCTCGGCCATGGATTGCACCGTGGACTGCTCTGATGAGGTGGCGTTCTGGATGGCGGCGACGGCTGCCATGTTGGCGCTTGGGTCAAAATCGGCAAACTTCTCGGCCGTCTTTGAGACCAAGTTGGCAACCATCGAGGGAATCACGCCCATCGTCAGGACTGTTACGTGAGACTGGACGTTCTGCTGACTGAGGAGGTTCTTGACGTCGCTGGCAAACTTGGCGTTGACGCCTACTTTACCCTCAGCTCTGGCGAACCAGGCACCCGTATCCATGGTGCGCTGCATGGACATGGCTGCGGCCTCCATGGTCTCAGAGGCAGAGGTCTGCGTGGAGTTGAGAATGTGGACCATGCCGATGAAGCTCGATCCAAAGGTGGTGccggagatgatggagaatTTTTCCTTGTCTTCTTGGCTCTCGTTCATGGCACACTTCATcatgctgctgccgctcGTCGGATCCAGCTTCTTGCCGGGGTAGAGATGGTTCCacaccttgatggccttgTCGACGTGCATCACGAAAGGGGCCACGATCGATGCGTTCTTGTGCGTGCAGCTCACAGACAGCACGAGGGTACCCTCGATGCTGTGCGATTTCACTTGCCGGCTGACCTGACTCGAAGCTGCGGTGCCGATCTTCATGGACTGGTCGGTGCCAAAGACGCCGCTGACGGCGCCCGACACGTACGAGGCGATCTGGGCGCTGTAGGCAGACGAGTTCTGCGAGTTTGAATCGAAGGAGAAATATTGAACGTCCATGTTCATGGTGTCGGCGGCAAGTGGCATTGTCTTGATCTCGCTGCGTAGGTAGTCGACAGGGCTTTCGATCTGCTTGTGAACCGAGTGTATCTTCTGACGCAGTTGCTGGATCTGAGGCTCGGCCGCCATTCTGGCAGCTGCATACGTAACCGCGGCCTTCTCCACAGCATCGTtcagcttcttcagctcctcgtcCAGAGCATCAGTCTTGATGCCAAGGTTTCTGAGTTCGGTCTTGGTCATCGTCAGACCTCTCTTGGACGAGATGAGAGAGTTGAGAGCATCGTGAGCGGCATCGACAGGGGCTTGCAACTTTGAGATGGCTTCCACATTCGCCAGTGCCTCCTCGCTCACCACGctcatcaacaccagacTCGGGTCGTAGGGTATGGAGCTAGGCATGGTGTTGAGTTTGGTGGGCCGAAATGTAGAAGAGAAGTAGAGAAAGGTGTCCTGTTGATCTCGAAAATCAAGTTCAACGGCGTCAAGGGTTTGTGGGATGTGAGACTAGAGCAGGTGAGGGTTGGGAAGTAGGAATCTTATGATTCATAATCACATTGAAGCAAGCCAACTTGGTAAAGCACATTTTCGGAATAGCTGTCTCTTGATCATTTGATTGCCCATCTCTCGGAGCGAAAATAGTTGCAGGTGCCTCTGTGCTTCAGGCAGCCACGGAAGCGCCGTTCGGGCCATAGTCCGGGCGTCCATATGGGAGCTGAAAAAGACCAACAATCGATCGGCAGGACGGAACTTCGTGCAGCACATACCTATCCATATCGAGTGCCACCTACAGCTACTAGGGCGTGATGTCGGTGGTGATATGAGACGGAGGACTGCTCCTCTGGTCGTGCCTTTGTGATCTGCGGAAGCGACAGAGGCTCTTTTGCCCCTACAACAGGCCTATTGGATTCTGGACTCGACACTAGCGAAGTCGACTTGATCAGTTTGAGGAAGATGTCGTGTGCTCTTCCAGAGCTGATGGTTAAAGGTATCTTCATCTCTTTCGGTCTCCGCACgaccgacgaggaggaggtttcATTGAATCCGAAAGGTGTGTACCGAATTGGACCCGGTGAAACCATCATGTCTGTTTTAGGAGGACAAGTCCGCTGGTGAGTGTAATTTTCTGAGCTGATCTCGGAACTATTTGCAATTGCTCGTAGTCTGATACGACCTTGGTGGGAGTGAGAGGTTTGTCTGAATCCAAGAGATGTCGTCTGGACTCGACGCTAGTGAGATCAGTCCCTATATTTTACGGGCGGTTAACCCGCATGGTCACCGACGCAGGTACTAGTTCGGTGACATGCAGAGGTCACGGGTAGGCACTTTGGGGGATGCAAGCCTTCCCGAGTGGGCTGTTGGAGGGTTTCATTGGATCCTCAATATT from Podospora pseudopauciseta strain CBS 411.78 chromosome 6, whole genome shotgun sequence includes:
- a CDS encoding hypothetical protein (EggNog:ENOG503PERK) → MSSMQAAYFSPDKPEPIKKIIMGWVKENSQKVSRIHQFGYGWEAWLQADLGYRLAVQLNGAGLRRETFVYNDLRRVDLNIYGNAGPTQPWHLFEFKCKTPTQNTIEFLRGLLDDWDKLEDVVIGKDHARLWAVGFWVDDDMGKPNDNRLANWNFEKGNGVNVMWRSWYSPKPTARLS
- a CDS encoding hypothetical protein (EggNog:ENOG503PGSB), translated to MPSSIPYDPSLVLMSVVSEEALANVEAISKLQAPVDAAHDALNSLISSKRGLTMTKTELRNLGIKTDALDEELKKLNDAVEKAAVTYAAARMAAEPQIQQLRQKIHSVHKQIESPVDYLRSEIKTMPLAADTMNMDVQYFSFDSNSQNSSAYSAQIASYVSGAVSGVFGTDQSMKIGTAASSQVSRQVKSHSIEGTLVLSVSCTHKNASIVAPFVMHVDKAIKVWNHLYPGKKLDPTSGSSMMKCAMNESQEDKEKFSIISGTTFGSSFIGMVHILNSTQTSASETMEAAAMSMQRTMDTGAWFARAEGKVGVNAKFASDVKNLLSQQNVQSHVTVLTMGVIPSMVANLVSKTAEKFADFDPSANMAAVAAIQNATSSEQSTVQSMAEASRTSGQASEMQGKAIESSLSALAVIDGEKNKVLDVNSMMTALEDYLKKASEGDSGVPINYYLKDIDQKMLAQMWAAKYYPGKFMSIKYDDTEAEGGQEKAKL